The window TACGGAATACCGCACCGGCACCGCGGTTATGGTTAAAGGCGTTTACACGGAAACGCGCCACACCCGGTACTTCGAACGAGAAGTCAGTCTCGAGGAATTCTTCGAAATCCTTACGCTGCTTGTCGTTCATGATGTCATACACCAGGCTATGTACTTCTTTATGCCCCAGTGCTGGCAGGTTGATGCGGCGTACATCGCCGTCAACCCGGATCATTGGCGGCAAGCCAGCCGATAAATGCAGATCCGACGCGCCTTGTTTGGCACTGAAGGCAAGCAGTTCAGTAATATCCATAGCCACTCCTCGTTATATTTTTTACTGGCAGGCCCGGCGAAGGGTGCGCCAGCCGACAAGCTTCTATATTATCAGGATTCACCAACCCGGAATGGGTTGCAGGTCAAAAAGATAAACCAAGCCCCTGAAATGTCTACTCTTGAACTGAATTACCAGAATGTGCTGCAGCGCCTGCAACTGGCCTGTTCACAGAATAACCGCCCTGCTCAGAGTGTACGCCTGCTGGCAGTCAGCAAAACCAAGCCTGCAGCTATGGTCGAGGCCGTCTATGCCCTCGGTCAGCGCAGCTTTGGTGAAAACTACCTGCAGGACGGCATGGACAAAATCACCGCCCTCAGCCATCTGACCGATATTGAATGGCATTTTATCGGCCCGCTACAGTCCAACAAGACGCGGCCGGTCGCCGAACACTTCCAGTGGGTGGAAACCGTTGACCGTGACAAAATTGCCCGCCGTCTGAGCGAACAACGGCCGGCCACTCTTCCTGCACTGAATGTACTGGTGCAGGTGAATATTTCTGCCGAAGAGCAAAAAGCCGGAGTACTGCCCGCGCAAGCGCACGCCCTCTGCACTCTGGTCAGCGAACTGCCCAATCTGTGTCTGCGCGGCCTGATGTGTATTCCGGAAGCGACCGATAATGAAGAACGCCTGCGCACCCAGCTTGAGGCTATGCAGGCACTGTATCAGCAACTGGCAGCAGAATTTCCGGCAATGGACACCCTCTCAATGGGAATGTCCGGCGACCTTGAGCTGGCCATCGCCTGCGGCAGCAGCGAAATCCGCATCGGCACCGATATTTTTGGCGCCCGCGACTATCCTGCCAACAACTGATACCGGAATGCCGGAAGAAGCGGCAAACTGCTCATAATCGACCAGAATTAATGCAGCTCCCGCTCACACCGGGCGCTGCGACTTTATACAAAAGAAGGAACCAGCATGACTCAAATCGCATTTATCGGTGGCGGTAACATGGCCTCCAGCATTATTGGCGGCCTGATCAAACAAGGCGAAACCAAAGCCAGCCTGATTCATGTTTCCGACCCCGGCGCCGAACAGCGCAGCAAGCTGGAAAAAGAATTCGGCGTCGTCACCCACGCCGATAATCTCGAAGCCATCGCCAAGGCCGATGTGGTGATCATGGCAGTCAAGCCGCAGATGATGAAAGAGGTTCTGGAACCGCTGCAGGCCACGCTGAGCAAACGTCAGCCACTGCTGATTTCCATTGCCGCCGGTATCAATATGGACAGCCTGGCACGCTGGAGCAGCTGCCGCGCCATCGTCCGCTGTATGCCCAATACACCATCTCTGCTGGGACTGGGCGCAACCGGTCTGCTCGGCAGCAAAGACGTCAGCCTTGATCAGCGCAATCAGGCTGACTCCCTGCTGCGCGCTGTTGGCCTGACCGTATGGGTGAAAACCGAAGCCGAAATCGATGCCGTCACCGCCGTTTCCGGCAGTGGTCCGGCGTATTATTTCCTGCTGATGGAAGCCATGATCGAAGCCGGTAAAAAGCTTGGTCTGAGCGAACAGACGGCCACCAAACTGACGCTGCAAACCGCACTGGGTGCTGGTCAGATGGCGCTGCAATCCGATGTCGGCCCGGCCGAACTGCGCCGCCGAGTGACCTCTCCGGGTGGTACTACCGAGCGCGCTATTGCCACTTTTGAAGCCGCCCATATGCGCGAGATTGTCGATGCTGCGTTAAAAGCCGCCAGCGACCGGGCCGCCGAACTGAGCGAGCAGCTGGGTAAAGACTGACTCGCCGTACCAGGGTGTGCTGAGGTTTCCTGACAAATAAGACCATTGTCAGGACTGGAAAAGGCGCCGGAGCGCCTATATGTTAAAGGCTGGCGGCCATAACCGTTCGCCAGCCATTAAATATTCACGGAGTTACCATGTCACCGTTTTCTCAGGTCGGCCTGCTGTTAGTTCATACCCTTGGCGGTCTTGCGCTGCTGATTATTATGCTGCGCTTTCTGCTGCAGCTGGTGCGCGCCGATTTTTATAATCCGATTTCGCAGTTTCTGGTTAAAGCCACCAATCCGGTATTAATTCCGTTACGCCGTATTATTCCGGGCTTCGGCGGATTGGATATCGCCTCTCTGGTGCTGGCCTATGTCGTTCAGGTGATTGTTTATGGTCTGATCACCATGCTGAAAGGCTATGGCATCCCTCTCAATTATCTGCTGATCTGGGCGCCTTTGGGGCTGTTCGTTCTGTGCATGAATATTTATTTCTGGGGCATGCTGATTACCGTTATCGCCTCCTGGATTGCACCGGGTTCTTATAACCCTGCACTGATTCTGATCAACCAGATTCTCGAACCCGTGGTTCGCCCTGTGCGTAAAATGATGCCGGACCTGGGTGGCCTCGATTTATCCCCCATGGTCGTTATGCTGAGCTTACTGGTCATACAGGCGCTGATTGTTGGCCCACTGGCCATCATGCTGAATGTTCCGAACTTTATTCCGATGTATGTCGGATTTTGAGCCAGCACTATCAATGGACAGACGGGGATTTACTCCTCGTCTGTCATCTGCAGCCCAAAGCCTCTAAAAGCGAATTCTGCGGCTTACACGGCGATGCCCTGAAAGTCCGGATTCAGGCACCACCGGTCGAAGGCAAAGCCAACAGCGAGCTGATTAAATTTCTCGCCAAACAGTTTGGCGTCAGCAAAAGCGCGGTCAGCATTATCAGTGGCGAGCTGAACCGCCACAAGCGCGTACGCATTACGCAACCGCAAAAACTGCCGGCAGAGGCCCTGATCACACAGCCTTAATACCGCCCCCCTTATTATCCCAACTATTGTCCTGTAGTGGTCAACTAATTCCGGACACGGTCTTAAGTAATTCTTCGGCTGCCGATGGGCTCAGCCCATTGTTAGCACTGTGTGGTCTGTAGCCGTTGTAGTAATGCATCAGATACCGGCCCACATCCATTTTTGCTTCCATCACCGAACGATACCCCTTATCCGGTATCCACTCGGTTTTCAGACTTCGGAATAAACGCTCCATCGGCGCATTATCCCAGCAGTTTCCGCGACGGCTCATACTCTGCTGCATCCTGTAACGCCACAGCTGTTGCCGATACTTCAGGCTTGTATATTGAGCGCCCTGATCGGAATGAAACATCACGCCGGATGGTTTTCCCCGTCGCTGATACGCATCATCCAAAGCCTTAGTGACCAGCCCTGTCTGCGCTTTATCAGAGATCGCCCAGCCCACCACTTTGCGGGCGTACAGATCCAGTACAACGGCCAGATAAATCCAGCGTCCACCGGCTCGTATAAAAGTGATGTCGCCACACCAGACCCGATTGGGTGCTGTCACGGTAAACCTACGGTTCAGACGATTAGGAATCGACAGATGCTCTGCCGTTGCTGGTTTATATTTATGTGCTCCGGGCTGTTTGCTGACTAAGCGCTGCTCTTTCATTAATCGGGCGACCAGATAGCGACTCACCTGGTTGCCATTTTCGTTCAGCTTGTCGCGAATTCCCCGGCTTCCAAGTGAACCACGGCTGATTTTAAAGACCTCAGCCACGTGAGCTTTAAGGCGTACCCGCTGGCTATTGATACGGCTTACTCTGTTGCGATAGGCGTAGTAACAAGAGCGGTGAATCTCAAATAGTGAGCACAGCTTTTTAACCGGATACCGCTCTCTCAATTGGTTGATCAGCGGGTAGGCTTGATCGCGTCTGACATTAAGAGAGCCGTAGCCTTTTTTAGAATGACCTTGTCTTCCTCCAGCTCTTTAATTCGGGCTTCAAGTGCCTGAATTTTCTGCTGTTCAGGCGTGAGGGCTTTGCCCTTTGGCGTAGCACCGCCGCGTTCTTCCTGTAACTGATCAATCCAGCGTCGCAGAGTGGTATCGCCAATATCCAGCGCCTGACAAACCTCGGAAACAGCGCGCTGCTGATCGAGCACCATGCTGGCAGCTTCTTGCTTGAACTCTGCAGTAAAAATACGACGTTGTTTTTTCATTGGACACCTCTTGGGTTGTGATTTTATCACCTAAGCGGGTGTCCGGATTGATTAGACCACTACATCCTGCCCCTTTTCCCAACCCTGCGCCCAACAAAAACCCCACATTTTGTGTTATAGTGCCGCCCTCTTATCTCCTGCCGGGAGTCCCTGAATGCCGCACCGCGCTCATTTATTTTCCCTGCGCATCGCCAACGCCCTGCGCGAATCCCTGAAAGAATCACCCTACACCGCACAACGTTTTGGCAAAGATATTATTGCCGGTATCACCGTTGGTATTATCGCCATTCCGCTGTCGATGGCACTGGCGATCGCCAGTGGGGTAGCACCACAATACGGTTTATACACAGCCATGATTGCCGGTTTTATTATTGCCCTGACCGGTGGTTCACGCTTCAGTATTTCCGGCCCGACCGCCGCCTTTGTGGTTATTCTTTACCCCATTGCGGAAAAATTCGGCCTCGGCGGTCTGCTGATTGCCACCCTGCTATCCGGCCTGATTCTGATCGCCATGGCCTTTGCCCGCCTCGGACGTTTTATCGAATATATTCCCGAGTCGGTAACGCTGGGTTTTACCTCCGGCATCGCCATCGTAATTGCCACCCTGCAATTAAAAGATTTTTTCGGGCTGACGATTCAATACCCGGAAACCTATGTCGAAAAAGTACATACACTTGCGCAAGCATTACCCGGATTTGATAGTGCCAGCCTGACCGTCGGCCTTACAACTTTTGCCACGCTGTTGCTGTGGAAAAAAATCAGCAGCCTGCCGCCGCATATTCCGGCACTGCTGGTTGGTGTATTAACCGCCTGGCTGCTGGGTTTACAGGGCCACGAAGTCGACACTATCGGTAGCCGTTTCAGTTATTTATTACCGGATGGTTCGGTTGGTGCCGGTATTCCACCGATATTGCCGGAATTTTTCTGGCCCTGGGAGCAGCCCGGTGCCGACGGCCAGCCGATTGGTTTGTCCTGGTCGCTGTTGCAATTATTACTGCCCGCCGCCTTTTCCATAGCCATGCTCGGCGCCATTGAATCCCTGCTCTGCGCCGTGGTGCTCGACGGTATGACCAACACCCGCCACAGCGCTAACAGCGAATTATTAGGTCAGGGCATCGGCAATATTGTGGTGCCATTTTTTGGTGGTATTACCGCCACCGCCGCCATTGCCCGCTCGGCCGCCAATTTCCGCGCCGGTGCGCAAACGCCCATCGCAGCCATGATTCATGCTCTGGTGGTGATGGCCGGTTTGCTGGTACTGGCGCCGGTACTGGCGCATTTGCCCATGGCCTCGATGGCCGCGCTGTTATTACTGGTGGCGTGGAATATCAGCGAGGCCGATAAAGTCGTGCACTTTTTCCGCACCGCGCCCAAAGGCGACATTATGGTGCTGGCCACCTGCCTGAGCCTGACGGTACTGTTCGATATGGTGATAGCCATTGGCGTTGGTATCGTGCTCGCCTCGCTGTTATTTATGCGCGATATTTCTGAGATGACCAAAGTCAGCGATATCAGCGACAACAGCAAATTAATCAGCGAACCTCTGCCTGCAGGCTGGGCAGTTTATAAAATAAACGGGCCGCTGTTTTTTGCCGCCGCTGACCGGATTTTCTCTGAACTGGCGACCCACAGCCGCGATAAAAAAGCTGTGATTCTGTATATGGATGCCGTACCTGTTATTGATGCCGGCGGTCTGGCCGCCTTGCTGAAATTTTTAACAGCCTGCGCCAAACACAATACCGAAGTACGTATTGCCGACCTGCAGTTTCAGCCGCTGAAAACACTCGCACGGGCCGGGCTTAAGCCACAGGATAATGTGCTGGGGTTTTATCCCACATTGCAGGCTGCGTTGCCGTTTAACAGCGGTCAGGCTGACCGCACGGCGGGTGATGCAGAGCAGCGGGTGTAATCCGGTTTAACCGGATAGCTGTGGGAGCGGCCTTCAGCCGCGATGATTAAAAACCAGCCCGACACAGTAAGCCACGCCACAACATTTATCCCGCATAAAAACAAAAAAGCCCGCGTATCACGCGGGCTTTTTATGTCTGACAAGCCGGTAATTACTTACCTTTTAACTGCAGCGTCTCCACCGCCTGCGCTTTAATATCCGCCGCTTTAAACAGCATCGGACGCCACTGCAGGTTGCTGTAGTTCTGCGTCTGGTCGGTGAAGAATTCCGACTCCGGATCATGTGACTGACCGTAGCTCAGGAACATTTCTGCCTCAGGGCCGTTATCACCGTATTGCAGCGCCATCACAAAGCTGGAGCCGTAGTTAATGCGGTAACGCTCGGTCGCACCATTGCCGTCTTCATCCAGTGACACCAGTGGCGAGTCATTGCGTTTGCTGCCCACCAGGTTGGTTGCCAGCTCAGAGGTAGAGCGGGATGGCACTTTGCTTTCCGCCATATTAAATACGCCTTCATAAGAGTTAGCGCCGGTAATCGCAATCGGATCTTTGCCCTCTGCTTTAATCACGTACTGCAGCGAACCCAGAGTGGCATCCAGTGCGATGCCAGCATCGGTCAGGCGTTTTGCCGCTGCGGCCAGTGCCTGCAGTACCGGGTCGTTATCCACATCACCGGCGTCAATCGCCACCAGACCCGATGGAGTAGTCGCCGGCTGCTGGGCACTGAAAGGGACCGCGAACAGGCTGTCAGACAAATCACGGTGACCGGAAACGCGGAAGGCTGCGAGGAATTCACGCATCACCTGCGCGCCGGTGCTGTTCAGGTTGTACTCACCATCCCAGTTGGCCAGCGCGGTACAGGCCGGTGTCAGATCAAAGGCCGAGCCGCTTACCTGAATGCTGTTGTAGTTGGTGCAGCGGGTTACCAGTTCATTGCGGAAATCACCGCCAAACAGCGAGCCGTTATGGGTCAGCACGGTTTCCAGTTCACCCAGGGTAAAGCGGTTATCAGCACCGGCCAGACCGGTTCCCGACATATCGCTGATCAGCTGGGCGTTGTAACGGGTGCGCGGGCTGCGCACAATCTGCTCCGGGCCGTACATCAGACTGTAGCCAACCAGAGGCTCGTCCAGATTGGTCAGCCAGTGGCTGCTGTTGGCGTTGTATACATAGTCGCTGCGCGTCACCTGTGGCGCCTTGCTGAACGGCACCAGCCCCGGCGCACCGGCATCCCCCGTATCGACCCACTCGTACAGTGAGGTATTACCCGGCAACAGCACACTGCCGGCGCCGTCCTGCCAGATCGGTGCTAACTGCGGGCTCTTGGAAGCCACACCCCAGTATGCTTCAGCCTGCGGGCTGAGCTGCGGCACCTGGGTACCATCGATATAAGAAGCCGTACCGTCATCGGCAATCATCAGGGTATTTACCCACGGGATGCCCTGATGGTCGGCAAAGGCCTGGAAGAATTCATCACGGGTTTTGGCTTTATTCATCGCCAGCCACTGTTCCAGCATACGGGTGTTACCGGCGTTGGCATCGCGGAAGGTAATCGCACTGCTGGTGCTCCAGCCCAGCGCCGGAGACAGTGACGCCAGGTTCACCATCGGCCCGAAGTGGCTGAAGTACAGCGTGTGCGGTACATCCACCAGCGAGCCGTCACCCTGCTTCACTTTTACCGTAACGGTTTTGCTGCTGAGCTCGCGGTATTCACCATCAAACTTGTAGCGCAGCGGATCAGCCGGATCGAGCTGCAGCTGATACAGGGTAAAACGCTTCGACTGCGACACGGTGTGCGTCCAGCCCAGATTCTGGTTATAGCCGATCACTACCGCTGGCAGACCCACCATGCCCACGCCGTTCACATCCAGCTCACCGGGAATGGTCAGATGCTGCTGGTAGAAACGCAGCTCGCCATCCCACGGGAAGTGAGGGTTTCCTAACAGTGCAGAGCTGGCACCATCAACACGATCGCTGCCCAGCGCCCAGCCATTGCTGCCGATGCCTTCAGAGGTAAAAACATGGCCGGCATCCAGTTGTGCGCTGTCGACTGCAGCAACGGTCGCCACAGGCGGCTGTGCCGCAGCCATCGCGGCGAGGAAGTTACGCGCGCTCGCCAGCCC of the Thalassolituus hydrocarboniclasticus genome contains:
- a CDS encoding penicillin acylase family protein, producing MYLGTVLKKPGLYALSALSCALLTGCNDDKSNASHSYDAQITYTAHGVPHIEAKDYPSLGYGIGYAQARENLCTLSEQLLKLKSQKSEYFGAGSGNANLLSDLGYKAMDYPAEAAQLYSGLSATTKGLLQGYAAGFNRSLSERAGPQEYPSPCRGADWVTSITAQDLLAYQLDLAGLASARNFLAAMAAAQPPVATVAAVDSAQLDAGHVFTSEGIGSNGWALGSDRVDGASSALLGNPHFPWDGELRFYQQHLTIPGELDVNGVGMVGLPAVVIGYNQNLGWTHTVSQSKRFTLYQLQLDPADPLRYKFDGEYRELSSKTVTVKVKQGDGSLVDVPHTLYFSHFGPMVNLASLSPALGWSTSSAITFRDANAGNTRMLEQWLAMNKAKTRDEFFQAFADHQGIPWVNTLMIADDGTASYIDGTQVPQLSPQAEAYWGVASKSPQLAPIWQDGAGSVLLPGNTSLYEWVDTGDAGAPGLVPFSKAPQVTRSDYVYNANSSHWLTNLDEPLVGYSLMYGPEQIVRSPRTRYNAQLISDMSGTGLAGADNRFTLGELETVLTHNGSLFGGDFRNELVTRCTNYNSIQVSGSAFDLTPACTALANWDGEYNLNSTGAQVMREFLAAFRVSGHRDLSDSLFAVPFSAQQPATTPSGLVAIDAGDVDNDPVLQALAAAAKRLTDAGIALDATLGSLQYVIKAEGKDPIAITGANSYEGVFNMAESKVPSRSTSELATNLVGSKRNDSPLVSLDEDGNGATERYRINYGSSFVMALQYGDNGPEAEMFLSYGQSHDPESEFFTDQTQNYSNLQWRPMLFKAADIKAQAVETLQLKGK
- a CDS encoding YggT family protein encodes the protein MSPFSQVGLLLVHTLGGLALLIIMLRFLLQLVRADFYNPISQFLVKATNPVLIPLRRIIPGFGGLDIASLVLAYVVQVIVYGLITMLKGYGIPLNYLLIWAPLGLFVLCMNIYFWGMLITVIASWIAPGSYNPALILINQILEPVVRPVRKMMPDLGGLDLSPMVVMLSLLVIQALIVGPLAIMLNVPNFIPMYVGF
- a CDS encoding YggS family pyridoxal phosphate-dependent enzyme; protein product: MSTLELNYQNVLQRLQLACSQNNRPAQSVRLLAVSKTKPAAMVEAVYALGQRSFGENYLQDGMDKITALSHLTDIEWHFIGPLQSNKTRPVAEHFQWVETVDRDKIARRLSEQRPATLPALNVLVQVNISAEEQKAGVLPAQAHALCTLVSELPNLCLRGLMCIPEATDNEERLRTQLEAMQALYQQLAAEFPAMDTLSMGMSGDLELAIACGSSEIRIGTDIFGARDYPANN
- a CDS encoding IS3 family transposase (programmed frameshift) — its product is MKKQRRIFTAEFKQEAASMVLDQQRAVSEVCQALDIGDTTLRRWIDQLQEERGGATPKGKALTPEQQKIQALEARIKELEEDKVIPKKGYGSLNVRRDQAYPLINQLRERYPVKKLCSLFEIHRSCYYAYRNRVSRINSQRVRLKAHVAEVFKISRGSLGSRGIRDKLNENGNQVSRYLVARLMKEQRLVSKQPGAHKYKPATAEHLSIPNRLNRRFTVTAPNRVWCGDITFIRAGGRWIYLAVVLDLYARKVVGWAISDKAQTGLVTKALDDAYQRRGKPSGVMFHSDQGAQYTSLKYRQQLWRYRMQQSMSRRGNCWDNAPMERLFRSLKTEWIPDKGYRSVMEAKMDVGRYLMHYYNGYRPHSANNGLSPSAAEELLKTVSGIS
- the proC gene encoding pyrroline-5-carboxylate reductase codes for the protein MTQIAFIGGGNMASSIIGGLIKQGETKASLIHVSDPGAEQRSKLEKEFGVVTHADNLEAIAKADVVIMAVKPQMMKEVLEPLQATLSKRQPLLISIAAGINMDSLARWSSCRAIVRCMPNTPSLLGLGATGLLGSKDVSLDQRNQADSLLRAVGLTVWVKTEAEIDAVTAVSGSGPAYYFLLMEAMIEAGKKLGLSEQTATKLTLQTALGAGQMALQSDVGPAELRRRVTSPGGTTERAIATFEAAHMREIVDAALKAASDRAAELSEQLGKD
- the dauA gene encoding C4-dicarboxylic acid transporter DauA gives rise to the protein MPHRAHLFSLRIANALRESLKESPYTAQRFGKDIIAGITVGIIAIPLSMALAIASGVAPQYGLYTAMIAGFIIALTGGSRFSISGPTAAFVVILYPIAEKFGLGGLLIATLLSGLILIAMAFARLGRFIEYIPESVTLGFTSGIAIVIATLQLKDFFGLTIQYPETYVEKVHTLAQALPGFDSASLTVGLTTFATLLLWKKISSLPPHIPALLVGVLTAWLLGLQGHEVDTIGSRFSYLLPDGSVGAGIPPILPEFFWPWEQPGADGQPIGLSWSLLQLLLPAAFSIAMLGAIESLLCAVVLDGMTNTRHSANSELLGQGIGNIVVPFFGGITATAAIARSAANFRAGAQTPIAAMIHALVVMAGLLVLAPVLAHLPMASMAALLLLVAWNISEADKVVHFFRTAPKGDIMVLATCLSLTVLFDMVIAIGVGIVLASLLFMRDISEMTKVSDISDNSKLISEPLPAGWAVYKINGPLFFAAADRIFSELATHSRDKKAVILYMDAVPVIDAGGLAALLKFLTACAKHNTEVRIADLQFQPLKTLARAGLKPQDNVLGFYPTLQAALPFNSGQADRTAGDAEQRV
- a CDS encoding DUF167 family protein; protein product: MSQHYQWTDGDLLLVCHLQPKASKSEFCGLHGDALKVRIQAPPVEGKANSELIKFLAKQFGVSKSAVSIISGELNRHKRVRITQPQKLPAEALITQP